The following are encoded together in the Acidovorax sp. KKS102 genome:
- a CDS encoding M48 family metalloprotease, protein MRLPHSLPRIRLIATACTALALTLLPSQGQSQGVMNLLNALGGGGSTTSNTGGGLLGAITGGGAPAGQGDDLISMLTRSVESIDEPREIEIGRQLSAVLLGSKPLHPDMALQRYVNQLGRWISLQSPRPNLPWTFVVLDDPGYNAFAAPGGYVFVTKGLIDRCADEAELAGILAHEITHVTAKHHLLAIRKTAQSGMLTQLLASQIKTNAVGNMVASQFLALGRNLYARGLDQTDEYDADRTGVALATRAGFDPYGLVSVLQQLRTATPDNPAFTLALATHPPAQARLEQLELAMGKNLDGFTGTAPVTVAQRMSPKAAPAAAAVPSPTAPAEAPVRKAAPKKKTS, encoded by the coding sequence ATGCGCCTGCCCCATTCCCTTCCCCGCATCCGGCTGATCGCAACGGCCTGCACCGCCCTGGCCCTGACCCTGCTGCCCAGCCAGGGGCAGAGCCAGGGAGTCATGAACCTGCTCAACGCCCTCGGTGGCGGTGGCAGCACCACCAGCAACACGGGCGGCGGCCTCCTGGGCGCTATCACCGGCGGGGGCGCACCCGCAGGCCAGGGGGATGACCTCATCAGTATGCTCACCCGTTCGGTCGAGAGCATTGACGAGCCCCGCGAGATCGAGATCGGCCGGCAGCTGTCGGCCGTGCTGCTGGGCAGCAAGCCCTTGCACCCCGACATGGCGCTGCAACGCTACGTGAACCAGTTGGGACGCTGGATCAGCCTGCAATCCCCCCGCCCCAACCTGCCCTGGACGTTTGTGGTGCTGGACGACCCCGGCTACAACGCCTTTGCGGCCCCAGGGGGTTATGTGTTCGTTACCAAGGGGCTGATTGACCGTTGTGCCGACGAGGCCGAACTGGCGGGCATCCTCGCCCACGAAATCACCCATGTCACGGCCAAGCACCACCTGCTGGCCATCCGCAAGACGGCCCAATCCGGCATGCTGACGCAGTTGTTGGCGTCGCAGATCAAGACCAACGCTGTGGGCAACATGGTGGCCTCGCAATTTTTGGCACTGGGACGCAACTTGTATGCGCGCGGCCTGGACCAGACCGATGAGTACGACGCCGACCGCACCGGCGTGGCCCTGGCCACCCGTGCAGGCTTCGACCCCTACGGACTGGTGTCGGTGCTGCAGCAGCTGCGCACCGCCACGCCAGACAACCCGGCGTTCACGCTGGCACTGGCCACGCACCCACCAGCACAGGCTCGCCTGGAGCAGCTGGAGCTGGCCATGGGCAAGAACCTCGATGGTTTCACCGGCACGGCCCCCGTGACGGTAGCCCAGCGCATGAGCCCCAAGGCAGCCCCTGCTGCTGCAGCGGTGCCGTCACCCACAGCACCTGCTGAGGCGCCAGTCCGCAAAGCAGCCCCAAAGAAGAAGACGTCGTAA
- a CDS encoding DUF3422 family protein: MSTPFHPTQHPHRAMLHNEIHARPPEAMNAPLAIAHVVMLADAAGREASRAHVAALLRDHHMALPDAQTTHLRMDLGAFRLRWELHTEFVTWTFMVPAPVEAFGEREPVSAVDSVPRDWLAALPGQCLCSLNLWVLPTHTFGSGSLVKHVLHEDTLVASTVADGHGEVYTDFAIHADGFSRMVLLAGGMTPRRLGRLVQRLLEIETYRMAALLGLPAAREAASVLAFAERELAALAEAIRTANRDDEPALLDRLTRLAGQVESQYAATHSRFSASSAYFELLDRRIQDIAESRLAGMQTIREFMDRRLTPARSTCEWATRRQDALSQRVSRMSNLLRTRVEIEQQQSSQALLTTMNHRQDLQLQMQSTVEGLSVAAITYYIVGLVSYLAKGAQKLGWPLSPETTAALAIPVVAAGVWWSLRRLHQRVFHKHR, translated from the coding sequence ATGTCCACACCCTTTCATCCCACGCAGCATCCCCACCGGGCGATGCTGCACAACGAAATCCACGCCCGCCCGCCCGAGGCGATGAATGCGCCGCTGGCCATCGCACACGTCGTCATGCTGGCCGATGCCGCCGGTCGCGAGGCGAGCCGGGCCCATGTGGCCGCGCTGCTGCGGGACCATCACATGGCGCTGCCTGATGCACAGACCACCCACCTGCGCATGGATCTGGGCGCTTTTCGCCTGCGGTGGGAGCTGCACACCGAGTTTGTCACCTGGACCTTCATGGTCCCGGCGCCGGTCGAGGCTTTTGGAGAGCGGGAGCCGGTCAGTGCGGTGGACTCCGTGCCCCGCGACTGGCTGGCCGCGTTGCCGGGCCAGTGCCTGTGCAGTCTGAACCTCTGGGTGCTGCCCACCCATACGTTTGGCTCGGGCTCGCTGGTCAAGCATGTGCTGCATGAGGACACGCTGGTGGCGTCCACCGTGGCCGATGGCCATGGCGAGGTGTACACCGACTTCGCGATCCATGCCGACGGTTTCTCGCGCATGGTGTTGCTAGCGGGTGGTATGACACCCAGGCGCCTGGGGCGCTTGGTGCAGCGCCTGCTGGAGATAGAGACCTACCGCATGGCCGCTTTGCTGGGCCTGCCGGCCGCCCGCGAGGCAGCCAGCGTGCTGGCCTTTGCCGAGCGTGAACTGGCGGCGCTGGCTGAAGCCATCCGCACAGCCAACCGCGACGACGAGCCTGCTTTGCTGGACCGGCTGACGCGCCTGGCTGGGCAGGTGGAGAGCCAATACGCAGCCACACATTCGCGTTTCTCGGCCAGCAGCGCCTACTTTGAATTGCTGGACCGCCGCATCCAGGACATTGCCGAGTCGCGTCTGGCGGGCATGCAGACCATCCGCGAGTTCATGGACCGGCGCCTGACCCCCGCGCGCAGCACCTGCGAGTGGGCGACCCGGCGGCAGGATGCGCTGTCGCAGCGGGTATCGCGCATGAGCAACCTGCTGCGCACCCGGGTAGAGATCGAGCAGCAGCAAAGCAGCCAGGCGCTGCTGACCACCATGAACCACCGGCAGGATTTGCAGTTGCAGATGCAGTCCACGGTGGAGGGCTTGTCCGTGGCGGCCATTACCTATTACATCGTCGGGCTCGTCAGCTATCTGGCGAAGGGCGCGCAAAAGCTGGGGTGGCCGTTGTCGCCGGAGACCACGGCAGCCCTGGCGATTCCCGTGGTGGCGGCCGGGGTGTGGTGGTCACTGCGGCGCCTGCACCAGCGGGTGTTCCACAAACACCGCTGA
- a CDS encoding DMT family transporter has protein sequence MTTEKKSIATGLVLAFLGSIAFSGKAIIVKLAYRYGVDAVTLIMYRMLFALPIFAVMAWWASRGKPPLTRKDWLGVLGLGVTGYYLASFLDFAGLAYISASLERLILYLNPTLVVLLGWMLYGRGIRWAQAAGMLVSYSGVVLVFGHEANLQGTNAAWGTLLVFLSAVSYAIYLVYSGEMVQRLGSLRLVGLATTVACLCCLLQFVVLRPLSAAVVAPEVIWLSVLNATLCTAAPVLMVMMAIERIGAGMAAQTGMVGPLSTILMGVWILGEPFTAWVAAGTVLVMTGIFIFTRMARRP, from the coding sequence GTGACCACTGAAAAGAAGAGCATTGCGACCGGCCTGGTGCTGGCATTCCTAGGCTCCATCGCCTTTAGCGGCAAGGCCATCATCGTCAAGCTGGCCTACCGCTATGGGGTGGATGCGGTCACGCTCATCATGTACCGCATGCTGTTTGCACTGCCCATCTTTGCCGTCATGGCGTGGTGGGCGAGTCGGGGCAAGCCACCGCTTACCCGCAAGGACTGGCTGGGCGTGCTGGGCCTCGGGGTCACGGGCTACTACCTGGCGAGTTTTCTCGACTTTGCGGGGTTGGCCTACATCAGCGCCAGCCTGGAGCGGCTGATCCTGTACCTCAACCCCACCCTGGTCGTATTACTGGGCTGGATGCTGTATGGGCGTGGCATCCGCTGGGCCCAGGCTGCCGGCATGCTGGTGAGCTACAGCGGCGTGGTGCTGGTCTTCGGGCACGAGGCCAACCTGCAGGGCACCAACGCCGCGTGGGGCACGTTGCTGGTGTTCCTGAGCGCAGTCAGTTACGCCATCTACCTGGTCTATAGCGGTGAGATGGTGCAGCGCCTCGGTTCGCTGCGGTTGGTGGGGCTGGCGACCACGGTGGCATGCCTGTGCTGCCTGCTGCAGTTTGTGGTGCTGCGCCCATTGAGTGCTGCGGTGGTGGCCCCGGAGGTGATCTGGTTGTCGGTGCTCAACGCCACCCTTTGCACGGCCGCGCCTGTGCTGATGGTGATGATGGCCATCGAGCGCATTGGCGCGGGCATGGCCGCTCAAACCGGCATGGTGGGCCCGTTGTCCACCATCCTCATGGGCGTGTGGATTTTGGGGGAGCCCTTCACGGCGTGGGTGGCTGCGGGGACGGTGCTGGTGATGACGGGCATTTTCATTTTCACCCGCATGGCGCGCAGGCCCTGA
- a CDS encoding SH3 domain-containing protein, translating to MIRLHCRALASWLASAAMALLPLLAAPAHAQEAAVVKRATQLRDSPAESGASVAPLEANAVVTRTSERKGPWTKVSTPQGATGWVHMFDLGPQSGAAPTSGNAATSGIRGLGSLFGNNSGSTATATSTVGIRGLGAEDIAKAQPNPAAVTQAEGLRVNADQARQFASNASLQPRNVAPLAEPPRPSSSGGSGATGSSNNPSDPNFSPN from the coding sequence CCCTGGCCTCTTGGCTGGCATCGGCCGCGATGGCCTTACTGCCCTTGTTGGCTGCCCCCGCACATGCCCAGGAGGCAGCCGTAGTCAAACGCGCGACCCAGCTGAGGGACAGTCCCGCAGAAAGCGGTGCCAGCGTGGCGCCCCTGGAAGCCAATGCGGTGGTCACGCGAACCAGCGAGCGCAAGGGCCCATGGACCAAGGTCAGCACCCCCCAAGGCGCCACAGGCTGGGTTCACATGTTTGACCTGGGCCCTCAGTCCGGCGCTGCACCCACCAGTGGAAACGCCGCCACCAGCGGAATTCGCGGTTTGGGAAGCCTGTTTGGCAACAACAGCGGCAGTACCGCCACCGCCACCTCCACCGTGGGTATCCGGGGTCTGGGCGCTGAAGACATCGCGAAGGCACAACCCAACCCTGCGGCGGTGACCCAGGCCGAGGGTCTGCGCGTGAATGCCGACCAGGCCCGCCAGTTCGCCAGCAATGCGTCGCTGCAGCCACGCAACGTCGCCCCGCTGGCCGAACCGCCCCGGCCCTCCTCCAGCGGCGGATCGGGAGCGACAGGCTCGTCCAACAATCCGTCCGACCCCAATTTCAGCCCCAACTGA
- a CDS encoding TatD family hydrolase — MTAWIDTHCHLDAPEFDADRSAVRAQAAAQGVCHCVIPAVERSNWDTVRTLAHQHGDSYALGIHPLCTGRAEEEDLQHLARYLEQHHADPRLVAIGEIGLDYFVPGLDPVRQERFYRAQLQLARRFDLPVILHVRRSADKLLKGLRDVPVRGGIAHAFNGSLQQAQAFIGLGFKLGFGGAVTYDRALQLRRLATELPGDALVLETDAPDIPPHWLYTTAAERAAGQPQGRNSPGELPGIAAVVAQLRGQPVEALAGSTRANALAALPRLESLLADARPSQGG, encoded by the coding sequence ATGACCGCCTGGATCGATACCCACTGCCACCTCGACGCCCCCGAATTCGATGCCGACCGCAGCGCGGTACGCGCCCAGGCGGCGGCGCAAGGCGTCTGCCATTGCGTGATTCCGGCGGTAGAGCGCAGCAACTGGGACACCGTGCGGACGCTGGCGCACCAGCATGGGGACAGCTATGCGCTGGGCATTCATCCCCTCTGCACAGGGCGCGCCGAGGAGGAGGACCTGCAGCATCTGGCCCGGTATCTGGAGCAGCACCACGCAGACCCACGCCTGGTGGCGATTGGCGAAATCGGTCTCGATTACTTTGTGCCCGGCCTCGACCCGGTGCGCCAGGAGCGGTTTTACCGCGCGCAGCTGCAGCTGGCTCGGCGGTTTGACCTGCCGGTGATCCTGCATGTGCGACGCTCTGCCGACAAGCTGCTCAAGGGCCTGCGGGATGTGCCGGTGCGCGGTGGCATCGCCCATGCTTTCAATGGCAGCCTGCAGCAGGCGCAGGCGTTCATTGGCCTGGGCTTCAAGCTGGGATTTGGCGGTGCGGTGACCTATGACCGCGCCCTGCAGCTGCGCCGCCTGGCCACCGAGCTGCCCGGCGATGCGCTGGTGCTGGAGACCGATGCGCCCGACATTCCCCCCCACTGGCTTTACACCACGGCCGCAGAGCGCGCTGCCGGGCAGCCCCAGGGCCGCAACAGCCCGGGGGAACTACCCGGCATTGCGGCCGTGGTGGCCCAGCTGCGCGGCCAGCCTGTGGAGGCGCTGGCTGGCAGCACCCGGGCCAATGCGTTGGCCGCGTTGCCCCGGCTGGAGAGTCTGCTGGCAGACGCGCGGCCATCGCAGGGCGGATGA
- a CDS encoding tripartite tricarboxylate transporter TctB family protein — translation MKIKSNKDFASGLMFMGVGTAFAWGATTYNVGTGARMGPGYFPLLLGILLAIIGLVITFKAMTVETADGDKIGKWAWKPLFFILAANFAFGILLGGLPSLGIPAMGLIVGIYALTFISSLAGNEFNAKGVFVLATVLAIGSYVAFVWALKLQFPVWPSFIAG, via the coding sequence GTGAAAATCAAGAGTAACAAAGACTTTGCGTCCGGGCTCATGTTCATGGGCGTCGGTACCGCATTTGCGTGGGGCGCGACCACCTACAACGTAGGGACCGGCGCGCGCATGGGCCCTGGCTACTTCCCGTTGCTGCTGGGCATTTTGCTGGCCATCATTGGTCTGGTGATCACTTTCAAGGCGATGACCGTGGAAACCGCCGATGGCGACAAGATCGGCAAATGGGCCTGGAAGCCGCTGTTCTTCATCCTGGCAGCCAACTTTGCCTTCGGCATTCTGCTGGGCGGCTTGCCCAGCCTGGGCATCCCGGCCATGGGTCTCATCGTGGGCATCTATGCACTGACCTTCATCTCCAGCCTGGCTGGCAATGAGTTCAATGCCAAGGGTGTGTTTGTTCTGGCCACCGTGCTCGCCATCGGCAGCTATGTGGCTTTTGTGTGGGCGCTCAAGCTGCAGTTTCCTGTGTGGCCGAGTTTCATCGCAGGTTAA
- a CDS encoding DNA-deoxyinosine glycosylase: MPPAPVAADPSVAAAPDAVGPSTRWLGLPPVAGARTVVLVLGSFPGAASLQARQYYAHPQNHFWKILQALWPQHPLPPAGPEGYADRCAWLLDRGLGLWDVYQSCEREGSLDTSIRNARLNDFAALRSVCPQLAALAHNGAESFRHAPAALAALGAAGQPTRLLHDGGRSGARPIEAVRLPSTSPANASWSFERKLTAWADVMARHGLL, encoded by the coding sequence ATGCCTCCAGCCCCTGTTGCCGCCGATCCGTCTGTGGCCGCCGCTCCTGACGCCGTCGGCCCATCCACGCGCTGGCTGGGCCTGCCGCCAGTGGCCGGTGCGCGCACCGTGGTGCTGGTGCTGGGCAGTTTCCCGGGGGCTGCGTCATTGCAAGCCCGCCAGTACTACGCGCACCCTCAGAACCACTTCTGGAAGATTCTGCAGGCCTTGTGGCCCCAGCATCCGTTGCCCCCGGCCGGGCCTGAGGGCTATGCGGACCGCTGCGCTTGGCTGCTGGATCGCGGCCTGGGTCTGTGGGACGTGTACCAGAGCTGCGAGCGCGAGGGCAGCCTGGACACCAGCATCCGCAACGCCCGGCTCAACGACTTTGCCGCGCTGCGCAGTGTGTGCCCTCAGCTGGCCGCGCTGGCGCACAACGGTGCGGAGAGTTTCCGGCACGCCCCGGCGGCGCTCGCCGCGCTGGGGGCTGCCGGGCAGCCGACGCGCTTGCTGCATGATGGGGGGAGGTCAGGCGCACGACCCATCGAGGCCGTGCGGCTGCCATCGACCAGCCCGGCCAACGCCTCCTGGAGTTTTGAACGTAAATTGACCGCCTGGGCCGATGTGATGGCCCGGCACGGATTGCTGTGA
- a CDS encoding tripartite tricarboxylate transporter permease → MDLINNLSLGFGVAFTFQNLIYCFVGCLLGTLIGVLPGIGPVATIAMLLPATYALPPVAALIMLAGIYYGAQYGGSTTAILVNLPGESSSVVTVIDGYQMARKGRAGPALAAAGLGSFFAGCVGTLILAAFAPPLTEVAFKFGPAEYFSLMVLGLIGAVVLASGSLLKAVAMIVLGLLMGLVGTDVNSGVARFSFDIPELTDGIGFVTIAMGVFGYGEIIANLSRPDEDREVFTAEVQGLFPTKEDFKRMFPAVLRGTALGSALGILPGGGALLSAFAAYTIEKKTKLHPGEVPFGQGNIRGVAAPESANNAGSQTSFIPLLTLGIPPNAVMALMVGAMTIHNIQPGPQVMTSNPELFWGLIASMWIGNAMLVILNLPLIGIWIKLLTVPYRWLYPSIVLFCAVGVYSTNNNTWDIWMVGGFGLVGYIFHKLGTEPAPLLLGFILGPMMEENLRRALLLSRGDWSVFVTRPLSAGLLAAAALLLIIVLLPAVKNKREEAFVED, encoded by the coding sequence ATGGATTTGATTAACAACTTGTCGTTGGGTTTTGGTGTTGCGTTCACCTTCCAGAACCTGATTTACTGTTTTGTCGGCTGTTTGCTCGGTACGCTGATCGGCGTGCTGCCAGGCATCGGCCCCGTGGCGACCATCGCCATGCTGTTGCCCGCCACCTATGCGCTGCCCCCCGTGGCTGCGCTGATCATGCTGGCCGGTATCTACTACGGCGCCCAGTACGGCGGTTCGACCACCGCCATCCTGGTGAACCTGCCCGGTGAGTCTTCGTCGGTGGTGACCGTGATCGACGGCTACCAGATGGCCCGCAAGGGCCGGGCGGGGCCCGCGCTGGCGGCTGCAGGTTTGGGCTCGTTCTTCGCAGGTTGCGTGGGTACGCTGATCCTGGCGGCCTTTGCGCCTCCGTTGACGGAAGTCGCGTTCAAGTTCGGTCCTGCCGAATACTTCTCGCTGATGGTGCTGGGTCTGATCGGTGCCGTGGTGCTGGCCTCGGGTTCGCTGCTCAAGGCGGTGGCCATGATCGTGCTGGGCCTGCTGATGGGCTTGGTGGGTACCGACGTGAACTCGGGTGTGGCCCGTTTCAGCTTCGATATCCCTGAGCTGACCGACGGCATCGGCTTCGTGACCATCGCCATGGGCGTGTTCGGTTACGGTGAAATCATCGCCAACCTGTCGCGTCCTGATGAAGACCGTGAAGTGTTTACAGCCGAGGTGCAGGGCCTGTTCCCGACCAAGGAAGATTTCAAGCGCATGTTTCCTGCAGTGCTGCGTGGTACTGCATTGGGCTCAGCCCTGGGTATCTTGCCTGGCGGCGGTGCGTTGCTCTCTGCCTTCGCTGCTTACACCATCGAGAAGAAAACGAAACTGCACCCTGGTGAGGTGCCTTTTGGTCAGGGCAATATCCGCGGCGTAGCGGCCCCTGAGTCGGCCAACAATGCCGGTTCGCAGACTTCGTTCATCCCGCTGCTGACGCTGGGTATTCCTCCCAACGCCGTGATGGCGCTGATGGTGGGTGCCATGACCATCCACAACATCCAGCCTGGTCCCCAGGTGATGACGAGCAACCCCGAACTGTTCTGGGGCCTGATCGCCTCGATGTGGATCGGCAATGCGATGCTGGTGATCCTGAACCTGCCGCTGATCGGTATCTGGATCAAGCTGCTCACCGTGCCTTACCGCTGGCTGTACCCGTCCATCGTGCTGTTCTGCGCGGTGGGTGTGTATTCCACCAACAACAACACCTGGGATATCTGGATGGTGGGTGGCTTCGGTCTGGTGGGCTATATCTTCCACAAGCTGGGCACCGAGCCTGCACCATTGCTGCTGGGCTTCATCCTCGGCCCGATGATGGAAGAGAACCTGCGCCGTGCGCTGCTGCTGTCGCGTGGCGACTGGAGCGTGTTTGTCACTCGTCCGCTGTCGGCTGGTCTGCTGGCTGCTGCGGCTTTGTTGCTCATCATCGTGCTGCTGCCCGCCGTGAAGAACAAGCGCGAAGAAGCCTTCGTGGAAGACTGA
- a CDS encoding GspE/PulE family protein → MNAPVVTPERLKSASHIGPVDWRRVVQWLSDDKVISHEEAQRTVGRCSQAESSQHALVRLANVAMERASDGKPLDIEALTEYLAQRAGLAYMRIDPLKVDVGRVADSMSATYAERHKVLPVQVTSKEVVVATAEPFIDDWVAEVERQSRRSVRRVVANPQDIHRFTAEFFALAKSVRAAQKAGGNSGGSSFEQLVELGKSNKQLDANDQGVVKVVDWLWQYAFDQRASDIHLEPRRDQGVIRFRIDGVLHPVYQMPMGVHNAMVARIKLLGRIDVVEKRRPQDGRIKTRNQRGEEVEMRLSTLPTAFGEKMVMRIFDPDNAVKDLDALGFAQHDAQRWEALVKRPHGIILVTGPTGSGKTTTLYSTLKRVATEEVNVSTVEDPIEMIEPSFNQTQVQPQLDFNFAEGLRALMRQDPDIIMVGEIRDLETAEMAIQAALTGHLVFSTLHTNDAPSAITRMMELGVPSYLINATLLGVLAQRLVRTLCKQCKQKDESASREALTEVVKPWKISGSYHPYKPVGCVDCRMGGFRGRMGLYELLTVSEALKDKITQAPSIDVLRRQAVQDGMRPLRLAGALRVAEGLTTMEEVIAATPPLE, encoded by the coding sequence ATGAATGCTCCCGTCGTGACGCCGGAACGGCTGAAATCGGCTTCGCACATTGGGCCTGTGGATTGGCGCCGTGTGGTGCAGTGGCTCAGTGATGACAAGGTGATCTCGCACGAGGAAGCGCAGCGCACCGTGGGCCGCTGTTCGCAGGCCGAGAGCTCTCAGCACGCCTTGGTGCGCTTGGCCAACGTGGCCATGGAGCGTGCGAGCGACGGCAAGCCGCTCGACATCGAGGCGCTGACTGAGTACCTGGCCCAGCGGGCGGGTCTGGCCTACATGCGCATCGACCCGCTCAAGGTGGATGTGGGCCGTGTGGCCGACAGCATGAGCGCCACCTATGCGGAACGCCACAAGGTGCTGCCCGTGCAGGTGACCAGCAAAGAAGTGGTGGTGGCCACGGCCGAGCCCTTCATCGACGACTGGGTGGCCGAGGTGGAGCGCCAGTCACGCAGATCTGTGCGCAGGGTGGTGGCCAACCCGCAGGACATTCACCGCTTCACGGCCGAATTTTTTGCACTCGCCAAGTCGGTGCGCGCGGCGCAGAAGGCTGGCGGCAACTCGGGGGGCAGCAGCTTTGAGCAACTGGTGGAGCTGGGCAAGAGCAACAAGCAGCTCGACGCCAACGACCAGGGTGTGGTCAAGGTGGTGGACTGGCTCTGGCAGTACGCGTTTGACCAGCGTGCCAGCGACATCCACCTGGAGCCGCGCCGCGACCAGGGCGTGATCCGGTTTCGCATCGACGGTGTGCTGCACCCGGTCTACCAGATGCCCATGGGTGTGCACAACGCCATGGTGGCCCGCATTAAGCTGCTGGGCCGCATCGACGTTGTGGAAAAGCGCCGCCCCCAGGACGGCCGCATCAAGACGCGCAACCAGCGGGGCGAAGAGGTGGAAATGCGCTTGTCCACCCTGCCCACGGCGTTTGGCGAAAAGATGGTCATGCGCATTTTCGACCCCGACAACGCGGTCAAGGACCTGGACGCCCTGGGCTTTGCGCAGCACGATGCACAGCGCTGGGAGGCGCTGGTCAAGCGCCCGCACGGCATCATCCTGGTGACCGGTCCCACAGGCTCGGGCAAGACGACCACGCTGTACTCCACCCTGAAGCGGGTGGCGACCGAAGAGGTCAACGTGAGCACGGTGGAAGACCCGATCGAAATGATCGAGCCCAGCTTCAACCAGACCCAGGTGCAGCCGCAGCTCGACTTCAACTTTGCCGAAGGCCTGCGCGCCCTCATGCGGCAGGACCCCGACATCATCATGGTGGGCGAAATCCGTGACCTGGAGACTGCCGAGATGGCCATCCAGGCCGCGCTGACCGGCCACCTGGTGTTCTCCACCTTGCACACCAACGATGCGCCCAGCGCCATCACCCGCATGATGGAGTTGGGGGTGCCGTCATACCTCATCAATGCCACCCTGCTGGGTGTGCTGGCCCAACGGCTGGTGCGCACGCTGTGCAAGCAGTGCAAACAAAAGGACGAGTCCGCAAGTCGCGAGGCGCTGACCGAGGTGGTCAAGCCCTGGAAGATCAGCGGCAGCTACCACCCGTACAAGCCGGTCGGCTGCGTGGATTGCCGCATGGGCGGTTTCCGAGGCCGCATGGGGCTGTATGAATTGCTCACCGTCAGTGAGGCGCTCAAGGACAAGATCACCCAGGCGCCTTCCATTGATGTGCTGCGTCGGCAGGCTGTGCAGGACGGCATGCGTCCCCTACGCTTGGCGGGCGCGCTGCGCGTGGCCGAGGGGCTGACCACGATGGAGGAGGTGATTGCCGCCACACCGCCCTTGGAGTGA